One genomic window of Ornithorhynchus anatinus isolate Pmale09 chromosome 10, mOrnAna1.pri.v4, whole genome shotgun sequence includes the following:
- the ZIC5 gene encoding zinc finger protein ZIC 5 has product MEAAVSQTKAPGPGAAAPARGVRGVRGVRGVRGARHRHRRRRLRPGDPGEPLRPDHMGLRPAFAKPPGAGPGTEPAAMHGGLGGERGPGSPPPPAALGTVFISSAGTYAGPDGAGAGAGAGAGVPLDGQMRLGLAAAAAAAAELYGRAEPHYGAAALHGYGPGDFDLGLAAAGHRARPPPPHPRAHAPSPGAFLRYMRQPIKQELICKWIDPDLRPLPPLPPLPPLQPLPPLQPLPLLQQQPPQPPQPPQPPPPPEEGAKPCSKTFSTMHELVSHVTVEHVGGPEQSSHVCFWEECPRQGKPFKAKYKLINHIRVHTGEKPFPCPFPGCGKVFARSENLKIHKRTHTGEKPFKCEFDGCDRKFANSSDRKKHSHVHTSDKPYYCKIRGCDKSYTHPSSLRKHMKIHCKSPPPSPGALGYPSAGTPLGSPLSPGPDPARSRSATLSPPVTNLNEWYVCQASGTPNHLHTPSSNGTTSESEDEEIYGTCDDARTIH; this is encoded by the exons ATGGAGGCCGCGGTGAGCCAGACGAAGGCGCCCGGGCCGggagcggcggccccggcccgtggGGTCCGTGGGGTCCGCGGGGTCCGCGGGGTCCGAGGGGCTCgccaccgccaccgccgccgccgccttcgccccggggaccccggggagcCGCTCCGCCCCGACCACATGGGCCTCCGGCCCGCCTTCGCCAAGCCGCCCGGCGCCGgcccggg GACCGAGCCCGCCGCCATGCACGGGGGCCTGGGAGGCGAGCGGGGCCCGGGGTCCCCGCCGCCACCGGCCGCCTTGGGCACGGTGTTCATCTCGTCGGCCGGCACCTACGCGGGCccggacggggcgggggcgggggcgggggcgggggcgggggtcccgctgGACGGGCAGATGCGGCTgggcctggcggcggcggcggcggcggcggccgagctGTACGGCCGGGCCGAGCCGCACTACGGGGCCGCCGCGCTGCACGGCTACGGCCCCGGCGACTTCGACCTGGGCCTGGCGGCCGCCGGGCACCgagcccgcccccctccgccgcaCCCCCGCGCCCACGCCCCCTCGCCCGGGGCCTTCCTGCGCTACATGCGGCAGCCAATCAAGCAGGAGCTCATCTGCAAGTGGATCGACCCGGACCTGCGGCcgctgccgccgctgccgcccCTACCGCCGCTGCAGCCGCTGCCGCCCCTGCAGCCGCTGCCGCTGCTGCAGcagcagcccccgcagcccccgcagcccccgcagccgccgccccccccggagGAAGGCGCCAAGCCCTGCTCCAAAACTTTCAGCACCATGCACGAGCTGGTGAGCCATGTCACCGTCGAGCACGTCGGGGGGCCCGAGCAGAGCAGCCACGTCTGCTTCTGGGAGGAGTGCCCGCGCCAGGGCAAGCCCTTCAAGGCCAAGTACAAGCTCATCAACCACATCCGCGTCCACACCGGAGAgaagcccttcccctgccccttccccggcTGCGGCAAGGTCTTCGCCCGCTCCGAGAACCTCAAGATCCACAAGCGCACGCACACAG GGGAAAAGCCTTTCAAATGCGAGTTTGATGGATGCGACAGGAAGTTTGCCAACAGCAGCGACCGCAAGAAACACTCTCACGTCCATACCAGCGACAAGCCCTACTACTGCAAGATCCGAGGTTGTGATAAATCCTACACGCACCCCAGCTCTTTGAGAAAGCACATGAAGATCCACTGCAAGTCTCCCCCGCCTTCTCCGGGGGCTCTCGGTTATCCCTCGGCGGGGACCCCCCTGGGATCCCCTCTGTCCCCTGGCCCGGACCCTGCCAGGAGTCGCTCGGCCACTCTCTCGCCCCCGGTCACCAACCTCAACGAGTGGTATGTCTGTCAAGCCAGCGGAACCCCAAACCACCTCCACACGCCTTCCAGCAACGGGACCACGTCGGAGTCGGAAGATGAAGAGATTTATGGGACCTGCGATGACGCGAGAACTATACATTAG